The nucleotide sequence TTCACAGTTTCTGCAGCCGGGAATGAATAAGCGCCTCGAAGATGTATACGGTGTCCTGAAGAACATGTAAATGAAGGTATACTTAATGATACACTGATATCAAGCGCCAAATTACCAAGTCTGTAGGTCTTTCACGGGCGGTTAAGCTTCGATTAATATTAGCCTTTAAAATGTTTACAACCGGCCTTGGTATAGACACCTAGGTGAGGTGTTCTATTGACTTAACATCTCCAATCATGTAGCATATCTTATTGGTTTAGCCCCCTTGTGGCCCCTAATAGTATGCACCTATGCGCCTGTTGACAGTTATACGAAAGACAGGTAATTAATTCCCCATTTAGGTAGATGATGATAACAGAACCTGCATAGATGTTTCCTCATATAACTCTTTTTCGTCAATTGTTGTGTTAATTGCTCGCGCATGCACCAATTATACGTCTTCATTAAACTAAATAGGGATAGTTATTGATTGTTCAAAGCCTTGTATACAGATTCTACCCGCCGATGATCATTGTTTAAAAAGGAATAGGTATTGACATTTACCGCCCGAGAGTCCCCTTCTTGGCTGTCGAAGGGGGATCTACCTCTTCCTGAACCTTGTTCAATCAAGGGCGGGTGAACCCTTGCAAGCATACCTGTGTACTGTTTTTGCCGGTGCCTTAGACGGAGAAAGGTTTGAAGAATACTAGACGCGTTTTCCCCAAGGCGCCAATAATATAGTTATAGTTCCGTGTGGTAGGTGTCCCTGGGAAAAAGGCGCTTGGCAGTCCCCACCTGGCAGACGGGCGCGAAAACGGGCGTGTGGTTTACCGACGGGCATGCAGTTCTGGGACCGCTACCCGTAGGTCCTGACCCATACACACCCGGGGGGCGTGGCCGTCTCATATCGGTCGTGGCCGTCTCATATCGGTCGTGGCTCCTCCCACTTATCTCAGGCAACAGGTGTGTTGGGCCCGATAGGCTGACCCTTCTACATCAGCCGAACCCGCCTCCAGGGATCCCATTCTTTATTCTCCTCCGTCACTATGCCCCCCCGCCGCACCCATTTAACTGCCCGGCACCTCTCCCCCCCTCACCATACATCGCCCGCAGTCTCCTCCCCGGCCCACCAAAACTAACTCTATTCTCTGTCTCATTGTTGCTTCTCTGCCTCACTCTCATACACGCTCACTCACTCAAATCTCTTGAGTATTTCTCAGCAGATTCTCACCCACCACCGTACATCCTTTCACACTAACATTAGCAATCGCTTGATTCTATTATCTACTGATATTCGCCTCAGCAATTACGGGAGAAATTGCTACTTTTTTCCAGAATTTTTCCCATTAGTGCAGCTTCAAAAATTAGTTCACCATTTGAACCCCTTAAATCTTAAAATTGGATAATTTCACATTTGTACTTTTTTGGTTGATTATTCTACTATCTTAAAGTATTGATTCTGGGTATATAATCTGTGGCTGGCTGCTTAAAGTCTCCTTCAGCCTATTCGCCTGTGACCATGTCGATAATTACAAATAGAAAAAGACCCAGAGGCTTCAGCGAATCGTTCGACCCAAATTTGGGCAACTCCAAGCCTGGTAGCACCGGTACCTCTACCACTACCAACACCTCCGACGTCAACTCGTCTATGTCACTGTCTTCTTCCTACAACGACCAGGTGATGTTCACAGGAACCAATAATCCGGCTTCTAATAGCAACTCCACCTTCTCCTCCACTGATTCTGCCATGCTGAAATACCTCCCCAAGGGCCATGATTACTACCACACggtgtttgaagaaacagagCCtcttggagatgatgatgtggatgatgatgacgaagatgcagtcgatgacgatgatgatgtgatcattcttgaagagcGCAACCTCAATAACTATCGAATTCGGGCAAAACGGAATAACAGCGACCTGGTGATCTTTTTTGACAACGACTCGTTCAATGCGTTTAAAATGTTGAATGTCAACAACATTAACAACTATACCAGTGACACCATGATGGATGTGGCCAAGAAACAGCGCACTAATTCGTTACCTCAATTGCCCCAGGTGAGATGTTTTTACGAAAAGGTTGCTCATTTAACAAACCACAAAGTGGGAAATATCAAGGCCGAGGTGGTTCCTCACAACCCGCACGGGCCTCCATGTGATGACAAGGATGGCCATTTTATCATTGAGTTGAACAGCTTATTTGCTAATCGGTTTATTGTTTTGCAGCTTTTGGGCCAAGGAACCTTTGGCAAGGTTGTCAAATGTTACGATAAACTTAACCGACAACATGTGGCCATCAAGATCATACGAAATATCCCCAAGTATAGGGATGCCGCTAAGATTGAGCTACGGATTTTGGCgacattgaagaagtatgATaataacaacttgaaccaCTGTATTCACCTACGGGAATGCTTCGACTATCGAGGCCATATTTGCATTGTCAcggacttgttgaagatttcattGTACGActacttggaaaacaatAAGTTTATACCGTTTCCTGGATCTCATGTACAATCAATCTCCAAACAGCTCATTAGATCTGTTGCATTTTTACACGATTTGAATCTAATTCATACCGATTTGAAGCCCGAGAATATCTTGCTTTATAACGAttcattcttgaagaagcctCTTCAGTCCAGTACGTTGATGCTGGCGTATCTTCATTTATCCAATCTGCTGGATGCCAAAAAAGTGCCTAAACTTCTGAAGATACTAAGAGACACTTCGATTCAGATAATCGATTTTGGCAGTgccatttttgatgatgaataCCATTCATCCATTGTCAGCACTAGACACTATCGGGCCCCCGAAATCGTGCTTGGGTGTGGATGGTCTAGTCCGTGTGATTTGTGGTCGATTGGGTGTatattggtggagttgatcaTTGGTGAGCCTTTATTCAAGACTCACGATAATTTGGAGCATTTGGCAATGATAGAGAAGTTTGTGGGGTACCCCATTGATAAGTCAATGGTAAGGCGACTGAAAATCGCTGGAAATGAATGTGGAATCAGTTTTTTTACCGATGAAAATctgatcaacttggacgatTGTGAAGAGAGTaatgacgaagaagaagatgggGATGCTATCGACGATGTGATTGAAGACAAGTATGACGATATCGacattgatgaagaggaCAACCACCTTCGGTTGATATTCCCTTCGTCGTCGATGCCCAATCAGTTTGTGGAGAATGTTGACCAGTTGACCCGAATCGACGAGTTTATCTCCAGCCGAATCGGcttgaaaatcaactttgactttTCCTTGAACTACAATTACGAACAGAATAAGCACctcatcaactttggtAATTTCACTTTCTGGTGGTTCTTGATCGATTTgctcaagaacttgttcatAGTAAACCCTAAGAATCGGTTAACGGCACAAGGAGCCATGGATCATCCTTGGTTTAATTTGGGAATTGAGGACGAGGGCACCATCTAGGTGTCGACCGTCAAACTGTATTTTAGTTCTTTTATTTCGAAGATGGGTTTTGGTATTTAGTTTTTTATGTGATGTGATACGATCTGTATAATAGTTAATGAACATATGGAGTCAGCAGTGACAAAAGCAGTTTTAATCATACTGTCTCCTCTATTACAACCTCTTGAATCATATGCACCTTATAACGGCTACTAACGACCCAGCTGCCGCCTCCGGTGCAA is from Yamadazyma tenuis chromosome 6, complete sequence and encodes:
- the LKH1 gene encoding serine threonine protein kinase CMGC group (EggNog:ENOG503NUFQ; COG:T), yielding MSIITNRKRPRGFSESFDPNLGNSKPGSTGTSTTTNTSDVNSSMSSSSSYNDQVMFTGTNNPASNSNSTFSSTDSAMSKYLPKGHDYYHTVFEETEPLGDDDVDDDDEDAVDDDDDVIILEERNLNNYRIRAKRNNSDSVIFFDNDSFNAFKMLNVNNINNYTSDTMMDVAKKQRTNSLPQLPQVRCFYEKVAHLTNHKVGNIKAEVVPHNPHGPPCDDKDGHFIIELNSLFANRFIVLQLLGQGTFGKVVKCYDKLNRQHVAIKIIRNIPKYRDAAKIELRILATLKKYDNNNLNHCIHLRECFDYRGHICIVTDLLKISLYDYLENNKFIPFPGSHVQSISKQLIRSVAFLHDLNLIHTDLKPENILLYNDSFLKKPLQSSTLMSAYLHLSNSSDAKKVPKLSKILRDTSIQIIDFGSAIFDDEYHSSIVSTRHYRAPEIVLGCGWSSPCDLWSIGCILVELIIGEPLFKTHDNLEHLAMIEKFVGYPIDKSMVRRSKIAGNECGISFFTDENSINLDDCEESNDEEEDGDAIDDVIEDKYDDIDIDEEDNHLRLIFPSSSMPNQFVENVDQLTRIDEFISSRIGLKINFDFSLNYNYEQNKHLINFGNFTFWWFLIDLLKNLFIVNPKNRLTAQGAMDHPWFNLGIEDEGTI